The following proteins come from a genomic window of Montipora foliosa isolate CH-2021 chromosome 2, ASM3666993v2, whole genome shotgun sequence:
- the LOC137991404 gene encoding uncharacterized protein, translating into MKIKEHDVLVSYDVSSLFTNVPVDETIESIAERAFENDWFNKEHDLNITKQALIELLRIATKSQLFQFEGNLYEQVDGVAMGSPLGPLMANAFMCNIEKQLETENKMPAFYKRYVDDTLSAMPDVEAAIDFLTTLNNSHPSIDFTMKLEENGILPFLGMNVIRNGCYLNTTVYRKPTDTGLLLHYHSHVDARYKRSLINTMLNRAFKLSSTWKAFHEECERLKEIFSRLCYPEDHVQSTIRLFVDSKVSEESRTHVDEKRGDPIRVVLPFKDQKSANAVRRQLADLSRKISADITPVYTSKKIKEEIRVREEKPPLIWKQGK; encoded by the exons atgaaaatcaaagagCATGATGTTTTGGTGTCGTATGATGTGTCATCACTCTTTACTAATGTTCCTGTGGACGAAACCATTGAGAGTATTGCAGAGAGAGCCTTTGAGAACGACTGGTTCAACAAAGAACACGATCTTAATATCACGAAGCAGGCCCTGATAGAACTGTTAAGAATCGCCACCAAAAGTCAGCTTTTCCAGTTTGAAGGAAACTTGTACGAACAAGTGGACGGTGTGGCAATGGGCTCGCCGCTGGGGCCTCTCATGGCAAACGCCTTCATGTGTAACATCGAGAAACAGctggaaacagaaaacaagatgcCCGCCTTTTACAAGCGCTATGTTGATGACACCCTTAGCGCAATGCCTGATGTTGAagcagctatagatttcttaacGACACTAAACAACAGTCACCCTTCTATTGATTTCACAATGAAGCTCGAAGAAAATGGCATACTACCCTTTCTTGGAATGAACGTAATCAGGAATGGATGCTACCTGAACACAACGGTGTACCGAAAACCAACTGACACCGGACTGTTGTTACATTATCACAGCCACGTTGACGCGAGATATAAACGGTCACTGATAAATACCATGCTTAACCGTGCGTTTAAGCTCTCGTCTACATGGAAGGCCTTTCACGAGGAATGTGAACGCCTCAAAGAGATTTTTTCCCGTCTGTGTTATCCTGAAGATCATGTGCAGTCCACCATCCGCCTTTTCGTTGATTCAAAAGTTTCCGAGGAATCACGCACCCACGTTGATGAGAAGCGTGGGGACCCAATCAGAGTCGTGTTGCCCTTCAAGGACCAAAAGTCTGCGAACGCCGTACGGAGACAACTTGCCGACCTAAGCCGTAAGATCAGTGCGGATATTACCcctgtctacacgagcaaaaagatcaaagaagagatccgggtccgtgaagagaagccacccctt atttggaAACAGGGAAAATAA